A single Ptiloglossa arizonensis isolate GNS036 chromosome 2, iyPtiAriz1_principal, whole genome shotgun sequence DNA region contains:
- the Gapcena gene encoding GTPase activating protein and centrosome-associated: MHITLIGRLFSHGFDIVMEDSMSVKSMESVATSDEYVIVNDRGNGKQQQAVLELPMLKIANNGNLEDLQNNLREVLSEDSKVESNDYKNVSSVQQNQPMSQKVGNSQFFVANSCMVASEKQDIMKPEDYIDEAHVQQECTIFNGVIYLGSTAINAPKSECEIQRNMNVLNVEQSPNLGIKVSVSVPSSSQGSVVLYDAAMQQPITHYEVQRILFYARGESTGACAACFAFTWSHGDTLESAIYQCHVFRCDIPEAVGQVSACFSKAFHRIPRSMTSSLTGSDFNGFSIGNEKTNSRVFIFEVTMEIKEEDGKGSFGTVPKDRNCFKLRSNVAKQVCLTIQQVSSKEGGIALEVERCFGVLVSPGRNVKHSDMRLLELQVNTGPIIQDKQCYNMCGLWDPADPALETLNVETPREEKIFITVAVDLVIRGIREPVRFIIETSVKVFPQNERFWYFNKRNLVQQFYLNSKEIISGDGTEVYYEVQSIETSGELDRNRLNLALNLASLIRSPSLTSIDTLTPKEEIDSDGDEPMLSGTGEVSKDCSADELASWAEVLDSWQINEQRPKLLIKLAKQGIPEALRGEVWQRLSNCDNSQEMMDKYRTLITRESSCESVILRDINRTFPAHDYFKETGGLGQDSLYRISKAYAVYDEEVGYCQGLSFLVASLLLHMPEEQAFCVLVKLMYDYGLRDLYKDRFDNLHMRFYQLNRLIEDQLPELYKHFCDRGVETHMFAAQWFLTLFTARFPLYLVFHILDVFLLQGLDTLFQVALALLMLCKKELLQLDFESILKYFRVHLPKRCRNEEVSRYVMKLACSVTLKKLKKYEAEFMTLKEAQENADEYSNEVEQLRGTVARNEEEKQRLEAELVQVKEMLQREVARADLESRRNNVIIAEYKQICQRLEDDYNAAKTTLGELRNKVSKCDKCRNCIVDSSNILADISHPLENRIDPMLHRVQERVRELELELAQTKLAHVEAECRNQDLTHQLHATVSELQAARNSWPWLSKTLTSIKEAANKREAMTPSSMKDLRRDSAPVGEMHHLIHSRSREASDNLKKVV, translated from the exons ATGCATATTACATTGATCGGACGCTTATTTTCTCACGGTTTCG ATATAGTTATGGAGGATAGTATGAGTGTTAAATCAATGGAATCGGTAGCAACAAGTGACGAATATGTCATTGTAAATGACAGAGGCAACGGAAAACAGCAACAAGCTGTACTAGAACTGCCAATGTTGAAAATTGCTAACAATGGTAATCTGGAAGATCTTCAGAATAATCTACGCGAG GTGTTATCAGAAGACTCGAAAGTGGAAAGTAACGACTATAAAAATGTAAGCAGTGTACAACAAAATCAACCAATGTCACAAAAAGTGGGAAACAGTCAATTTTTTGTTGCAAATTCTTGCATGGTTGCATCGGAAAAGCAAGACATTATGAAACCAGAAGATTATATCGACGAAG CTCACGTCCAACAAGAGTGTACTATTTTCAATGGTGTGATTTATTTGGGATCAACAGCAATAAACGCACCAAAATCAGAGTGTGAAATACAGCGCAACATGAACGTACTAAATGTAGAACAGTCTCCTAATTTAGGAATCAAAGTATCTGTTTCTGTGCCTAGTAGTTCTCAAGGTTCTGTTGT TTTGTACGATGCCGCTATGCAACAACCGATTACGCATTATGAGGTGCAACGAATCTTGTTTTATGCACGTGGTGAGAGTACCGGAGCGTGTGCAGCTTGTTTTGCTTTCACCTGGTCTCATGGGGACACATTGGAGTCTGCCATTTATCAGTGTCATGTTTTTCGATGCGACATACCAGAAGCC GTGGGACAAGTCTCTGCTTGTTTTTCTAAAGCATTTCACAGAATACCACGATCGATGACTAGTTCTTTAACAGGgagcgatttcaacggtttcagtattggaaatgaaaaaacgaatTCTCGAGTATTTATTTTTGAAGTGACAATGGAAATAAAGGAAGAAGATGGAAAGGGGAGCTTCGGTACAGTTCCTAAAGACAGAAATTGTTTCAAACTCCGAAGTAATGTAGCTAAACAAGTATGTTTAACTATTCAGCAAGTATCCAGCAAGGAAGGAGGAATTGCACTCGAAGTTGAAAGGTGCTTCGGTGTTCTTGTTAGTCCTGGTCGCAATGTGAAACATAGCGATATGAGACTACTTGAATTg caAGTCAATACCGGTCCAATAATACAAGACAAACAGTGTTACAATATGTGTGGGCTTTGGGACCCTGCAGATCCAGCTTTGGAAACTCTTAACGTAGAGACACCCAGGGAAGAGAAAATCTTTATAACAGTTGCCGTTGATTTAGTTATACGTGGTATTCGAGAACCTGTAAGATTTATAATAGAGACGTCGGTTAAAGTGTTTCCACAGAATGAGAGGTTCTGGTATTTTAATAAGCGAAACCTTGTACaacaattttatttgaattcaAAAGAA ATAATATCCGGAGATGGAACAGAAGTTTACTACGAAGTACAAAGTATAGAAACCTCGGGAGAATTAGACAGAAACAGGTTAAATCTTGCTCTTAATTTAGCATCATTGATTCGATCACCCTCTTTAACAAGCATCGACACACTTACACCCAAAGAAGAAATAGATTCAG ATGGAGATGAACCAATGTTAAGCGGTACAGGTGAAGTGTCAAAGGATTGTTCTGCGGATGAATTAGCCAGTTGGGCAGAAGTTTTGGACAGTTGGCAAATTAACGAACAACGCCCAAAACTTCTTATAAAACTTGCAAAACAAGGCATTCCTGAAGCCTTACGCGGTGAAGTATGGCAACGTTTAAGTAATTGTGATAATTCGCAAGAAATGATGGATAAATATAGAACTTTAATTACTAGG GAGAGCAGTTGCGAAAGCGTTATTTTAAGAGACATTAATAGAACATTTCCTGCCCATGACTATTTCAAAGAAACAGGCGGTTTAGGACAAGATTCTTTGTACAGAATAAGTAAAGCATACGCAGTGTACGACGAAGAAGTCGGATATTGTCAGGGACTTAGTTTTTTAGTTGCTAGTCTACTGCTTCAT ATGCCAGAGGAACAAGCTTTCTGTGTTttggttaaattaatgtacgacTACGGTCTAAGAGATTTGTACAAGGATAGATTTGACAATCTTCATATGCGATTTTATCAGCTTAACAGATTAATAGAG GATCAATTGCCAGAACTTTATAAACATTTCTGTGATCGTGGCGTAGAAACACACATGTTCGCTGCACAATGGTTTTTAACTCTATTTACAGCCAGATTTCCACTTTATCTTGTTTTCCACATTCTGGATGTATTTCTTTTACAAGGACTCGATACACTGTTTCAAGTCGCTCTTGCGTTGTTAATG TTATGTAAAAAGGAACTGCTTCAGTTGGATTTCGAGAGTATATTGAAATACTTTCGGGTCCATTTACCGAAACGTTGTCGCAACGAAGAAGTGTCGCGCTACGTTATGAAATTAGCCTGTTCGGTTACGTTAAAAAAACTGAAGAAATACGAAGCAGAATTTATGACGCTGAAAG AAGCGCAAGAAAACGCGGATGAGTATAGTAACGAAGTAGAACAACTACGGGGCACAGTGGCGAGAAACGAGGAGGAGAAACAGAGATTAGAAGCCGAGCTGGTTCAAGTTAAAGAAATGCTGCAACGCGAAGTAGCGAGAGCAGACTTGGAAAGCCGACGCAATAATGTCATAATTGCTGAATACAAACAG ATCTGTCAACGTTTGGAAGACGACTATAACGCTGCAAAAACGACGCTCGGCGAATTACGG AATAAGGTCTCGAAGTGCGACAAGTGCAGGAATTGTATAGTGGACTCGTCCAATATACTGGCAGACATTTCGCATCCGTTGGAGAACCGGATAGATCCTATGTTGCACAGAGTGCAGGAGAGGGTGCGCGAATTGGAATTAGAGCTGGCCCAAACGAAGCTGGCTCACGTTGAAGCCGAGTGCAGAAATCAA GATTTGACGCATCAGTTGCATGCGACCGTTTCTGAATTGCAAGCGGCAAGAAACAGCTGGCCGTGGCTTAGCAAAACGCTAACGAGCATAAAGGAAGCAGCGAACAAGAGGGAAGCGATGACACCTTCCTCGATGAAAGATTTAAGGCGGGATAGCGCACCCGTAGGTGAAATGCATCACTTGATACATTCCCGTAGTCGCGAGGCTAGCGATAACCTGAAAAAAGTTGTGTGA